A single Lactuca sativa cultivar Salinas chromosome 8, Lsat_Salinas_v11, whole genome shotgun sequence DNA region contains:
- the LOC111899227 gene encoding leucine-rich repeat extensin-like protein 4, whose protein sequence is MKKTSILVYIALFALLSGFGFCFSGDGSGVSGGLSSGKLTDGEVIFIRQRQLLSYLDEFGDRGENVSVDPTLVFENPRLRNAYIALQAWKQAILSDPQNLTVNWVGSSVCNYTGVFCAPALDNSSERTVAGIDLNHGDIAGYLPEELGLLKDLALFHINSNRFCGTVPKKFRQLKLLYELDLSNNRFAGKFPYVVLKLPVLKFLDLRFNEFEGSVPKELFDKDLDAIFINHNRFVFELPDNFGNSPVSVIVLANNRFHGCLPASIGNMSDTLNEIIMMHNGLRSCVPEEIGLLKEVTVFDVSFNQLMGPLPESLSGLVSVEQLNVANNYLTGSIPKSICSLPRLENFTYSDNFFTGEPPECLRLEEFDDRRNCLPARPAQRSKKQCDMFASKKIHCSAFRCTPFVPALPPPPPPSPPPPVYSPPPPPSPPPPVYSPPPPVYSPPPPPPSPPPPVYSPPPPPPSPPPPSPPPPPPPVYSPPPPPPSPPPPSPPPPPPPVYSPPPPPPSPPPPSPPPPPPPVYSPPPPPPPVYSPPPPPPSPPPPVYSPPPPPPSPPAPVYCPPPPPTYCVRSPPPPPPPTASPPPPPLFSPPPPVPYYYNSPPPPHSPPPYYYNSPPPPHSPPPPPPHSPPPPPPSYIYSSPPPPPPVAHSPPPPVHSPPPPVHSPPPPPPSPPPPPPCIELPPPPCIEPPPPPSPTPSPPPPPHKSPPPPAPVYSSPPPPVHHPSPPPPPIIYNSPPPPAPAYEGPLPPVIGVSYASPPPPPFY, encoded by the coding sequence ATGAAGAAGACTTCGATCCTTGTTTATATTGCGCTGTTTGCATTATTGTCtggttttgggttttgtttttccGGTGATGGTTCCGGTGTCAGCGGCGGGTTAAGTTCTGGAAAGCTGACTGACGGTGAGGTGATTTTCATACGTCAACGGCAGCTTCTGTCCTACCTGGATGAGTTCGGCGACAGAGGCGAGAATGTGAGCGTGGATCCGACGCTTGTGTTTGAAAACCCTAGGCTGAGAAATGCTTACATTGCTTTACAAGCATGGAAGCAGGCGATACTCTCAGATCCACAAAATCTCACTGTAAATTGGGTTGGTTCTAGTGTGTGCAACTACACGGGAGTGTTCTGTGCACCCGCACTGGATAACAGTTCGGAGAGAACCGTTGCCGGAATCGACCTTAACCACGGCGATATCGCTGGGTATTTGCCGGAGGAGCTTGGGTTGCTCAAGGATCTTGCATTGTTTCATATTAATTCGAATCGGTTCTGTGGAACTGTTCCGAAGAAGTTTCGTCAGTTGAAGTTACTCTACGAATTGGATCTCAGCAACAACAGGTTCGCTGGAAAATTCCCTTACGTTGTTCTTAAATTACCGGTATTAAAGTTTTTGGATCTCCGGTTTAATGAGTTTGAAGGTAGTGTTCCTAAAGAATTGTTCGATAAAGACTTGGATGCTATATTTATTAATCACAACCGGTTTGTGTTTGAATTGCCGGATAATTTTGGCAATTCGCCGGTGTCGGTGATTGTTTTAGCGAACAATAGGTTTCATGGTTGTCTTCCGGCGAGCATCGGGAACATGTCGGATACTTTGAATGAGATTATCATGATGCACAATGGATTGAGGTCTTGTGTGCCGGAAGAAATTGGGTTGTTGAAGGAGGTGACGGTGTTTGATGTGAGCTTTAATCAGTTAATGGGGCCGTTGCCGGAGAGTCTTTCTGGTTTGGTGAGCGTGGAGCAGTTGAATGTGGCTAATAATTACTTGACCGGAAGTATACCGAAGAGTATCTGTAGTCTTCCGAGGTTGGAGAATTTCACTTATTCTGATAATTTCTTCACCGGTGAGCCACCGGAGTGTTTGAGGTTGGAGGAGTTTGATGATCGGAGGAATTGTTTACCGGCGAGGCCCGCACAAAGGTCTAAAAAGCAGTGTGACATGTTCGCGTCTAAGAAGATTCATTGTAGTGCATTTAGGTGTACGCCATTTGTTCCGGCGCTTCCACCGCCGCCGCCACCATCACCTCCACCGCCAGTTTACTCCCCTCCACCTCCACCATCACCTCCGCCACCAGTATACTCTCCTCCGCCTCCAGTTTACTCTCCTCCTCCACCGCCACCCTCACCTCCGCCCCCTGTTTACTCTCCTCCCCCACCTCCACCATCACCTCCACCGCCATCACCtcctcctccacctccaccaGTTTACTCACCTCCTCCACCGcctccatcaccaccaccaccatcacctcctccaccacctccaccagTTTATTCTCCTCCCCCaccgccaccatcaccaccaccaccatcacctccCCCACCACCTCCACCAGTTTACTCTCCTCCCCCACCTCCACCACCGGTTTACTCTCCTCCGCCACCTCCTCCATCACCCCCGCCACCAGTATACTCTCCTCCCCCACCTCCACCGTCACCCCCCGCACCAGTTTACTGTCCTCCACCACCTCCAACCTATTGTGTACgatcaccaccacctcctccacctccaacTGCATCCCCGCCTCCGCCGCCCTTGTtttctccaccaccacctgttCCATATTACTACAACTCACCTCCTCCGCCTCATTCACCGCCCCCATATTACTATAACTCACCGCCTCCACCACactctccaccaccacctccacctcactcaccgcctccaccacctccaTCTTATATCtactcatcaccaccaccaccaccacctgtagCCCATTCTCCACCTCCCCCAGTCCATTCTCCGCCTCCCCCAGTCCattctccaccaccaccaccaccatcaccacctcctccacctccttgTATAGAACTACCTCCACCTCCCTGTATagaaccgccaccaccaccatcccCAACCccatcacctccaccaccaccgcaTAAATCACCTCCACCACCAGCACCTGTTTACAGTTCTCCACCACCCCCAGTCCACCACCCGTCCCCACCTCCACCACCGATTATATACAACAGCCCACCACCTCCTGCTCCAGCATACGAGGGGCCATTACCTCCGGTGATCGGCGTTTCTTACGcctctcctccaccaccacccttCTATTGA